The uncultured Cohaesibacter sp. genome window below encodes:
- a CDS encoding 3-oxoacid CoA-transferase subunit B, producing MDAKEIIARRVALEVKDGMLVNLGIGLPSMVANYVSPDVDVMFQAENGVVGLAARPLPGFENKDLTDAGGGFVSAVLGAASIDSSVSFGLIRGGHLDMTVLGGLQVDERGYLANWMVPGKMVPGMGGAMDLVAGANQVIVAMVHTAKGSHKIVPECTLPLTAARRVSLIVTEMAVIEPTDEGLVLRELGPDTTVEQVIEATAAKLIVPENVPHMAL from the coding sequence ATGGACGCCAAGGAAATTATTGCCCGTCGCGTGGCTTTGGAAGTGAAAGACGGCATGCTGGTCAATCTGGGCATTGGTCTGCCGAGCATGGTTGCCAACTATGTGTCGCCCGATGTGGATGTCATGTTCCAGGCAGAGAATGGTGTGGTCGGTCTGGCTGCCCGACCACTGCCCGGTTTCGAGAACAAGGATCTGACCGATGCCGGTGGTGGCTTCGTCAGCGCGGTGCTGGGCGCTGCATCGATCGATTCCTCCGTTTCCTTCGGACTCATTCGCGGCGGTCATCTGGATATGACCGTACTGGGCGGGTTGCAGGTTGACGAGCGTGGCTATCTGGCGAACTGGATGGTTCCTGGCAAGATGGTGCCGGGCATGGGCGGTGCAATGGATCTGGTCGCCGGGGCCAATCAGGTGATTGTTGCCATGGTGCACACGGCCAAGGGCAGCCACAAGATCGTTCCCGAATGCACCCTGCCGCTGACGGCAGCCCGTCGGGTTTCGCTGATCGTGACCGAAATGGCGGTGATCGAGCCGACCGACGAAGGGCTGGTTCTGCGCGAGCTGGGGCCAGATACGACGGTCGAGCAGGTTATTGAAGCTACGGCTGCAAAACTGATCGTGCCGGAAAATGTTCCGCACATGGCGCTCTGA
- a CDS encoding 3-oxoacid CoA-transferase subunit A, with protein MKTATKLEDAAALIPEGAVLLIGGFMAVGTPERMIDALVERGVGGFTVVANDTAMVGAGIGKLISAGLVKKVIASHIGLNPETQQKMIAGEIEVELVPQGTLIERIRAGGVGLGGVLTQTGLGTPVEEGKPIVEVKGKKYLLEEPIRGDFALIKAKHADYKGNLDYSLTAHNFNPVMAMAADKVIAEAEEIVPIGAIHPDAVKTPGVLVDYVLEREA; from the coding sequence ATGAAGACAGCAACGAAACTTGAAGATGCTGCTGCGCTGATCCCCGAAGGAGCGGTTTTGCTTATCGGTGGGTTCATGGCGGTCGGAACGCCGGAGCGTATGATTGACGCCTTGGTCGAACGGGGAGTGGGCGGCTTTACTGTCGTCGCCAATGACACGGCCATGGTCGGTGCCGGTATCGGCAAGCTGATTTCCGCCGGACTGGTCAAGAAGGTGATTGCAAGCCATATCGGTCTCAATCCGGAAACCCAGCAGAAGATGATTGCGGGGGAGATCGAGGTTGAGCTAGTGCCACAGGGAACGCTCATTGAGCGCATTCGCGCCGGGGGCGTTGGCCTTGGCGGCGTCCTGACCCAGACGGGTCTGGGAACTCCGGTCGAAGAAGGCAAGCCGATCGTCGAGGTTAAGGGCAAGAAATATCTGCTTGAAGAACCCATTCGTGGCGATTTCGCGCTGATCAAGGCCAAGCATGCCGACTACAAGGGCAATCTGGACTATTCCCTGACCGCGCACAACTTCAACCCGGTCATGGCGATGGCTGCCGACAAGGTGATTGCCGAAGCGGAAGAAATCGTGCCGATTGGTGCCATTCATCCTGATGCGGTGAAAACGCCGGGCGTTTTGGTGGATTATGTTCTGGAACGGGAGGCCTGA
- a CDS encoding CYTH domain-containing protein — MSVVEQTEGSVEIERKFLLRALPDLTPLKARDVAQGYLTSATDSVEMRVRRKGCGADAAHFMTLKSDGTLLRKEIEVPISADQFDSFWPATKGRRVKKTRYVGVLADGLRFELDVFHGGLDGLKLVEVEFATVEAASRFVAPDWFGEDVTSDKGYKNKSLAVNGLP, encoded by the coding sequence ATGAGCGTTGTCGAGCAGACGGAGGGAAGCGTTGAAATCGAACGCAAGTTCCTGTTGCGTGCCCTGCCAGACCTGACCCCCCTCAAGGCCAGGGATGTCGCGCAGGGCTATCTGACGTCTGCCACGGATTCCGTTGAAATGCGGGTGCGCCGGAAAGGCTGCGGTGCGGATGCTGCTCATTTCATGACGCTGAAGTCCGATGGCACCCTGTTGCGCAAGGAAATCGAGGTGCCGATTTCTGCCGACCAGTTCGACAGCTTCTGGCCAGCGACCAAGGGGCGCCGGGTCAAGAAGACGCGCTACGTGGGAGTGCTGGCAGATGGGCTTCGTTTCGAGCTCGATGTATTCCATGGTGGGTTGGATGGATTGAAATTGGTCGAGGTCGAATTTGCCACAGTCGAAGCGGCGTCGCGGTTTGTTGCTCCGGACTGGTTCGGTGAGGATGTGACCAGTGACAAGGGCTACAAGAACAAGTCTCTTGCTGTGAATGGATTGCCCTGA
- a CDS encoding AAA family ATPase encodes MKIIACYSNKGGVGKTATSVNLAYALAEAGKRVLLCDLDPQGASSFYFRVKPSRKLTDELFFKDEDRFVKSIRGSNYDDLDILPANMSFRNFDVFLSRMKNSRSRLKKSLKTVKKDYDVILLDCPPNISTLSESVFKASDMVLVPVIPTTLSQRTFDQLVDFFKENDIPLKKLAAFFSMVQNVKSLHGELMNEMTSQYKKQFLSAYVPFTSDVERMGVHRAPVLASAPGCAASKAYQDLYREMRKKVALK; translated from the coding sequence ATGAAGATCATCGCCTGCTATTCCAACAAGGGAGGCGTTGGCAAGACCGCAACTTCCGTCAATCTGGCCTATGCTCTGGCCGAGGCGGGCAAGCGAGTGCTGCTCTGTGATCTTGACCCGCAGGGGGCCTCGAGCTTCTATTTTCGGGTCAAGCCATCCAGGAAGCTGACGGACGAGCTGTTTTTCAAGGATGAGGACCGGTTCGTCAAATCAATCCGTGGCAGCAATTATGATGATCTGGACATCCTGCCGGCCAATATGAGCTTTCGCAATTTCGATGTCTTCCTGTCCCGCATGAAGAACAGCCGGTCGCGCCTGAAGAAGTCGCTGAAGACGGTCAAGAAAGACTATGATGTCATTCTGCTCGACTGCCCGCCGAATATTTCGACCCTGTCTGAGAGCGTCTTCAAGGCGTCCGACATGGTGCTGGTGCCGGTCATTCCCACCACTTTGTCACAGCGAACATTCGATCAACTGGTTGACTTTTTTAAGGAAAACGACATTCCGCTCAAGAAGCTGGCAGCCTTTTTCTCAATGGTCCAGAATGTCAAGTCGCTGCATGGCGAGTTGATGAACGAGATGACGAGCCAATACAAGAAACAGTTCCTTTCCGCCTATGTGCCCTTCACGTCCGATGTCGAGCGCATGGGTGTGCATCGGGCGCCGGTGCTGGCCAGCGCACCGGGCTGTGCAGCCTCAAAGGCCTATCAGGATCTCTATCGCGAGATGCGCAAGAAGGTGGCCCTGAAATGA
- a CDS encoding CHAD domain-containing protein: MAEIDDPLVVIANRSLECLAGLDCGRLKPVLSDHTELVDAALLDMFHQPLIRSGRMLIGTEGRLLLLDRNGTQKEQKGPVEGGPVRELPKGDVRKALKDLSDLRALMPLCRFRFRSLQMALVDDDGKIHLKVRFLEVQMVGGEIGLIAFLRPVRGYDRALEMMRESLYALGGSRDLVGFLSGLCLSFPAGVIKPAIVIGEEESAFAVATDIIAAYLPAARVNEKGIVNDLDTEFLHDYRIALRKIRSVLSLFKGVYSDEVTADLKRRFSRLMAKTGKLRDLDVYLLEKQKFFDLIPAPLHDGLEQMFALFLRDREEAAVRLADHLISDRYQKEMQELSDLLAAPEHLQKGPSAEQGAHDYARHLIWKRYRKICKTAAAIDESSKDDDVHALRIHCKKLRYLMEFFAPLFPDEAIRSVIKPMKRLQDNLGRFNDCSVQIDALSDFLSGRKFRDKPTQMKIAQSVGALIAILHQRQAAERMLVAENFARFDSEETQQTFKTLFKLREESE; this comes from the coding sequence ATGGCTGAGATTGATGATCCCCTTGTTGTTATTGCAAACCGTTCGCTTGAGTGCCTCGCCGGGCTTGATTGCGGCCGGTTGAAGCCCGTTCTGTCCGACCATACGGAGCTGGTTGACGCCGCGCTGCTGGACATGTTCCACCAGCCCTTGATCAGGTCTGGCCGGATGCTGATCGGCACTGAGGGGCGATTGCTGCTACTGGACCGCAATGGTACGCAAAAGGAGCAGAAAGGTCCTGTCGAGGGAGGCCCCGTCAGGGAGCTGCCCAAGGGGGATGTGCGCAAGGCGCTCAAGGATCTGTCTGATCTCAGGGCGTTGATGCCGCTCTGCCGCTTTCGCTTCCGCTCGCTCCAGATGGCTCTCGTGGATGACGATGGCAAGATCCATCTCAAGGTCCGGTTTCTTGAAGTGCAGATGGTTGGTGGCGAGATTGGACTGATTGCCTTTTTGCGCCCGGTGCGTGGCTATGACAGGGCGCTGGAGATGATGCGCGAGTCGCTTTATGCCCTTGGTGGCAGTCGTGATCTTGTTGGCTTCCTCTCCGGGCTGTGCCTGTCTTTCCCGGCAGGGGTGATCAAGCCCGCCATCGTGATTGGTGAGGAGGAAAGTGCCTTTGCCGTGGCGACGGACATCATCGCCGCCTATCTGCCCGCCGCACGAGTAAACGAGAAGGGTATCGTCAACGATCTCGATACCGAATTCCTGCATGACTACCGGATTGCCCTGCGCAAGATCCGATCCGTACTCAGCCTGTTCAAGGGGGTCTATTCCGACGAGGTGACTGCGGATCTCAAGCGGCGGTTTTCCCGGCTGATGGCCAAGACGGGAAAGCTTCGGGATCTTGATGTCTATCTTCTTGAAAAGCAGAAATTTTTCGATCTGATCCCGGCGCCGCTGCATGATGGGCTTGAACAGATGTTCGCCTTGTTCCTGCGCGATCGGGAGGAGGCCGCCGTGCGGCTTGCAGATCATCTGATCAGCGATCGCTATCAGAAGGAAATGCAGGAGCTGTCCGATCTGCTGGCTGCACCCGAGCACTTGCAGAAAGGACCGAGTGCCGAGCAGGGGGCGCATGACTATGCCCGCCATCTCATCTGGAAGCGTTACCGCAAGATCTGCAAGACAGCGGCTGCGATCGATGAGAGCAGCAAGGACGACGATGTGCATGCGCTACGCATTCACTGCAAGAAGCTGCGTTATCTGATGGAATTCTTCGCGCCGTTGTTCCCCGATGAGGCCATCCGGTCGGTGATCAAGCCGATGAAGCGACTGCAGGACAATCTGGGCCGGTTCAACGACTGCTCGGTGCAGATCGATGCGCTGTCCGATTTTCTCTCCGGGCGCAAGTTTCGCGACAAGCCCACCCAAATGAAGATTGCCCAGAGCGTTGGGGCGCTGATTGCCATCCTGCACCAGCGGCAGGCAGCCGAACGCATGCTCGTGGCCGAGAATTTTGCCCGCTTTGACAGCGAGGAAACGCAACAGACATTCAAGACCCTGTTCAAGTTGCGGGAGGAAAGTGAATGA
- the galK gene encoding galactokinase, translated as MTTDHETASVRAAFEKHFGTTPDVVAYSPGRVNLLGEHTDYNGGFVLPMALRGLGVSIALGKGDKPGVIEAYSDTFDQTEVRMITDSREGRWSDYLLGCLKAVAEAEVASTGLRVALETTLPMGAGLSSSAALEVVSIKAALALYGREMNAVDVAIKARAVENDFVGMPCGIMDQFASSVGDPGVAMFLNTRTLAYELVETSPDYAFVIIASGVSHQLTEGGEDGYATRVAECQAACKALSIDMISDLGVGDLARIEDLPSPLDRRVRHVVTDNQRVLEGVVALREGNMLRFGDLMVDSHRSQKDDYQITVAETDALVDACLSYGALGARQTGGGWGGSVVALVEAGGVESFSQKVRADFAKTSILAVT; from the coding sequence ATGACAACAGACCATGAGACGGCTTCCGTCAGGGCAGCGTTTGAGAAGCATTTCGGCACGACGCCCGACGTTGTCGCCTATTCGCCGGGGCGGGTGAACCTGCTGGGCGAACACACCGATTACAACGGCGGCTTTGTGCTGCCGATGGCCCTGAGGGGGCTCGGGGTTTCCATTGCCCTTGGCAAGGGTGACAAGCCCGGCGTCATCGAGGCCTATTCGGATACCTTCGACCAAACCGAGGTCCGGATGATCACCGACAGCCGTGAAGGGCGCTGGTCCGATTATCTGCTGGGGTGCCTCAAGGCTGTAGCAGAAGCGGAGGTGGCCTCTACCGGGCTTCGGGTTGCACTTGAGACAACACTGCCGATGGGGGCTGGGCTTTCCAGCTCTGCAGCGCTGGAGGTGGTATCGATCAAGGCGGCACTGGCGCTCTATGGCCGGGAGATGAATGCAGTCGACGTTGCCATCAAGGCGCGGGCGGTCGAGAATGACTTTGTGGGTATGCCCTGCGGTATCATGGATCAGTTTGCCTCATCAGTGGGTGATCCGGGGGTGGCCATGTTCCTCAATACCCGCACGCTGGCCTATGAACTGGTGGAGACCTCGCCGGATTATGCCTTTGTCATCATCGCTTCTGGAGTCAGCCATCAACTGACCGAGGGCGGAGAAGACGGCTATGCCACCCGCGTGGCCGAGTGTCAGGCTGCCTGCAAGGCGCTTTCCATTGACATGATCAGCGATCTCGGCGTGGGTGATCTGGCTCGCATTGAGGATTTGCCATCACCGCTTGACCGAAGGGTTCGCCACGTGGTGACGGACAACCAGCGGGTTCTGGAAGGGGTGGTTGCCTTGCGTGAAGGCAACATGCTGCGCTTTGGCGACTTGATGGTCGATAGCCACCGCTCGCAGAAGGATGACTATCAGATCACGGTGGCCGAAACCGATGCACTGGTCGATGCCTGCCTTTCCTATGGTGCGCTCGGCGCGCGCCAGACTGGCGGTGGCTGGGGGGGCTCCGTGGTGGCTCTGGTCGAAGCGGGGGGCGTGGAATCCTTCAGCCAGAAGGTGCGTGCCGATTTTGCAAAGACTTCCATTCTGGCTGTGACCTGA
- a CDS encoding UDP-glucose--hexose-1-phosphate uridylyltransferase, with protein sequence MAEETVSSDAPHRRYNPLKGEWVLVSPHRNKRPWQGQQEKLVVEDKPQHDPGCYLCAGNTRNSGATNPDYKGPFVFPNDFPALLEDTPHGGTTGDPLFRADNVRGTARVMCFSERHDLTLPELEVSDIRKVVDTWVEQITDLGERYDWVAVFENKGAVMGCSQPHPHGQIWASDFLPNEVATEDAHQKRFLAETGEVLLVRYAASEAEKRERVVVENDEWIAVVPWWATWPFETLLMPKRHVLRLPDLTIPERNGLADALKRLCTKYDNLFEAEFPYTMGWHGAPTRAGAFDHWQLHAHFYPPLLRSATVRKFMVGYEMLSEAQRDLTAETAAERLRSLSDVHYKAK encoded by the coding sequence ATGGCTGAAGAAACCGTTTCCAGCGATGCACCGCATCGCCGCTACAATCCGCTCAAGGGCGAGTGGGTGCTTGTCTCTCCACACCGCAACAAGCGCCCCTGGCAGGGACAGCAGGAAAAGCTGGTGGTCGAGGATAAACCGCAGCACGATCCGGGCTGTTATCTCTGCGCGGGCAACACGCGCAACTCCGGTGCGACCAATCCCGACTACAAGGGGCCGTTCGTTTTCCCGAACGACTTCCCGGCGCTTCTGGAAGACACCCCGCATGGGGGAACCACCGGTGATCCCCTGTTCCGGGCCGACAATGTGCGCGGCACCGCGCGGGTGATGTGTTTTTCCGAGCGTCATGACCTGACCTTGCCAGAGCTTGAAGTCTCGGACATTCGCAAGGTGGTCGATACCTGGGTCGAGCAGATCACCGATCTGGGCGAGCGCTATGACTGGGTTGCGGTGTTCGAGAACAAGGGTGCGGTCATGGGCTGTTCGCAGCCCCATCCGCATGGCCAGATCTGGGCGTCTGACTTCCTGCCCAACGAGGTGGCGACAGAAGATGCCCATCAGAAGCGATTCCTTGCCGAGACTGGCGAAGTTCTGCTGGTGCGCTACGCTGCCTCTGAAGCAGAGAAGCGCGAGCGGGTGGTTGTCGAGAATGACGAGTGGATTGCTGTTGTGCCCTGGTGGGCGACATGGCCGTTCGAGACCCTGCTGATGCCGAAGCGTCATGTGCTGCGTTTGCCGGATCTGACCATCCCTGAGCGGAATGGTCTTGCCGATGCGCTCAAGCGGTTGTGCACGAAATATGACAATCTGTTCGAAGCCGAATTCCCCTATACGATGGGCTGGCATGGTGCGCCAACCCGGGCGGGGGCATTCGATCACTGGCAGCTGCATGCGCATTTCTACCCGCCGCTTCTGCGCTCGGCGACGGTGCGCAAATTCATGGTCGGCTATGAAATGCTCTCGGAAGCGCAGCGGGACCTGACAGCGGAAACCGCGGCGGAACGACTGCGGTCGTTGTCGGACGTTCATTACAAGGCGAAATAA
- the galE gene encoding UDP-glucose 4-epimerase GalE, translating to MKRKVLVCGGAGYIGSHMVQLLLEAGHDVVVFDNLSSGHVEAVKGVTLERGDLLNPGDLDATFKKHKVDAVIHFAALISVGESVELPDLYYRNNVTGTLNLLDAMRKAGVDRIVFSSTAAVFGNPQHDLIDEAHPLGPINPYGWSKRMVEQILSDMAVAYGLRSVALRYFNAAGAHPNGLIGEAHSPETHLVPLVLLTALGIRKKLSVFGSDYETRDGTCIRDYIHVLDLASAHLLALDYMDSHTGAHCFNLGNGNGFTNLEVIKTAKRLTNRDIPYEMAPRRAGDSASLVADSSLAKSELGWKPKFDALETIIETAWRWHHEPKYGPFAGK from the coding sequence ATGAAGCGAAAAGTTTTGGTGTGCGGTGGAGCTGGCTATATCGGCTCTCACATGGTTCAGCTTTTGCTGGAAGCTGGCCATGACGTCGTTGTTTTTGACAATTTGTCTTCCGGTCATGTTGAGGCCGTCAAGGGTGTGACGCTGGAGCGTGGCGATCTGTTGAATCCAGGGGATCTGGACGCCACCTTCAAAAAGCACAAGGTGGACGCGGTCATTCACTTCGCTGCGCTGATTTCTGTCGGTGAATCGGTCGAACTGCCCGATCTGTATTACCGCAACAATGTGACGGGCACGCTCAATCTGCTAGACGCCATGCGCAAGGCAGGGGTTGACCGGATCGTCTTTTCCTCCACGGCTGCCGTGTTCGGCAATCCGCAGCATGACCTGATTGATGAGGCCCACCCACTGGGGCCGATCAATCCCTACGGCTGGTCCAAGCGCATGGTTGAACAGATCCTCTCCGATATGGCAGTGGCTTATGGTCTGCGCTCGGTTGCCTTGCGCTATTTCAATGCGGCAGGGGCGCATCCCAACGGGTTGATCGGCGAGGCGCACAGCCCCGAGACCCATCTGGTGCCGCTGGTGCTGCTGACAGCGCTCGGTATTCGCAAGAAGCTGTCGGTGTTCGGCAGCGATTATGAAACCCGCGACGGCACTTGCATTCGCGACTATATCCATGTGCTCGATCTGGCCTCGGCGCATCTGCTGGCGCTCGATTATATGGACAGCCACACGGGTGCCCATTGCTTCAATCTGGGCAATGGCAATGGCTTTACCAACCTTGAGGTCATCAAGACCGCCAAGCGACTGACCAATCGCGACATTCCCTATGAGATGGCACCGCGGCGGGCGGGCGACTCGGCCTCCCTTGTGGCAGACAGCAGTCTGGCCAAGTCGGAACTGGGCTGGAAGCCGAAGTTCGATGCCCTCGAAACCATCATCGAAACCGCATGGCGCTGGCATCACGAACCCAAATATGGACCCTTTGCAGGGAAATGA
- a CDS encoding LacI family DNA-binding transcriptional regulator: MATIKDIAERVGVSPTTVSRVLNYDSSLSVSESKRRQIIETAQDLDYAPPRMRGKKKRLSGNRQTTISLLHTLNPTEELADPYFITIRHSIEKRLSEAGLRIDNRFNLPGDLPEDFPRKDSAILVVGPHGRKTIDTLANLGNPLVCIDFPPDRKDIDCVYPDLEQATADILDALWEKGYRKFGFIGASSGKENPRRPYPDLRSRTFMSWFRERGLDAPANVRCERLTPISGFELARQLLDTSDRPEIIIAANDTMAIGAIQAANSFDLKVPDDVRIVGFNDIPAAGLIEPGLTTVAIPAEEIGRTAVDLLLERIAGRSFAKKVVLGTKIRWRESC, encoded by the coding sequence ATGGCCACAATCAAGGACATAGCGGAACGCGTGGGTGTTTCTCCGACAACGGTTTCCCGCGTCCTCAACTATGACAGCAGCCTGTCTGTTTCTGAAAGCAAGCGCCGTCAGATCATCGAGACCGCCCAGGATCTCGACTATGCCCCGCCCCGCATGCGCGGCAAGAAAAAGCGACTCAGCGGCAACCGCCAGACAACCATCTCCCTGCTGCACACCCTCAACCCCACCGAAGAGCTCGCCGACCCCTATTTCATCACCATTCGCCACAGCATCGAGAAGCGCCTGTCCGAGGCCGGTCTGCGGATCGACAACCGCTTCAACCTGCCGGGAGACCTGCCAGAAGACTTCCCGCGTAAAGATAGCGCCATTCTGGTGGTCGGGCCCCATGGCCGCAAGACCATCGACACGCTGGCAAATCTGGGAAATCCGCTGGTCTGTATCGATTTCCCCCCCGATCGCAAGGACATCGACTGCGTCTATCCGGACCTCGAACAGGCCACCGCCGATATCCTCGACGCCCTCTGGGAAAAGGGATACAGGAAGTTCGGTTTCATTGGTGCCTCATCCGGCAAGGAAAACCCGCGCCGCCCCTATCCGGACCTGCGCAGCCGAACCTTCATGAGCTGGTTTCGCGAGCGTGGGCTGGATGCCCCGGCCAATGTGCGCTGCGAGCGCCTGACGCCGATCAGCGGTTTTGAACTGGCCCGACAGCTGCTCGACACCAGCGACCGCCCCGAGATCATCATCGCAGCCAATGACACCATGGCCATCGGCGCCATTCAGGCCGCCAACAGCTTTGATCTGAAGGTGCCGGACGATGTCCGCATCGTCGGCTTCAACGACATTCCGGCAGCCGGTCTCATCGAACCGGGCCTGACGACGGTTGCCATCCCGGCCGAGGAGATCGGTCGCACGGCCGTGGATCTGCTGCTTGAACGCATCGC